Genomic segment of Chrysemys picta bellii isolate R12L10 unplaced genomic scaffold, ASM1138683v2 scaf2621, whole genome shotgun sequence:
AGAGGCCCCACCATCAGGTGGCCCTttaaatgcagtgagtgtgggaagagcttcTGGCAGAGTGCCACGCTGACAAGGCACCAGCTCCTCCATGCGAGCGAGAGGCCCTACGTCGGCACCACCTGCAGCAAAGGCTTTTGCAACCGCACGGTACTGGCCATGCACCAGCGGGCGCACACAGGTGAgcgccccttcccctgcctggcGTGCGGCAAGGCCTTTGCTGGCAGCTCGGCGCTGCTGGTGCATCAGCGAGTTCACACCGGTGAGCGTCCCTACCGCTGTGGGGAGTGCGGGCAGAGCTTCCGGCAGAGTGCCCACCTGGCACAGCACCAGCAGGGCGCCCACGCCAGCCAGCGCCCCCACGCCTGCACTCACTGCAGCAAGAGCTTCGGGCTGCTCTCCATGCTGGCACGGCACTTGCAGACACACAGTGTCGAACGCCCCCACgcctgccctgactgccccagcCGTTTCCGCCAGCGAACCCACCTGCTCCGGCACCGGCTAGTGCACACAGGTGAACGCCCCTTCCCTTGTCCGGTCTGCAGCAAAGCCTTTGCCCTGAGTGCCACGTTGCTGCGGCACCAGCTGGTGCACACGGGCGGGCGCCACTACCGCTGTGGGGAGTGCGGCCGCAGCTATACACAGAGCTCCTACCTGCGCCATCACCAGCGCAGTGCCCACGCTGGCCAGTTCCCCCACACC
This window contains:
- the LOC101951504 gene encoding zinc finger protein 835-like; this translates as MNAEHGGYLPGSHLLCSHPAGPQSQYWMKRGEELQVPDLSKGEDDESWPGPQTGERLASVAGAEDAAPGRGGTSTDVELVGVWHKDPAAEAEEAVPGGGARVEEAVPGGSTDAEPARHRGPTIRWPFKCSECGKSFWQSATLTRHQLLHASERPYVGTTCSKGFCNRTVLAMHQRAHTGERPFPCLACGKAFAGSSALLVHQRVHTGERPYRCGECGQSFRQSAHLAQHQQGAHASQRPHACTHCSKSFGLLSMLARHLQTHSVERPHACPDCPSRFRQRTHLLRHRLVHTGERPFPCPVCSKAFALSATLLRHQLVHTGGRHYRCGECGRSYTQSSYLRHHQRSAHAGQFPHTCPDCGRAFADRANLLRH